The genomic window CTGGCGCAGTGCGTCCGGGCATCACCGGTGACGCGGTGGTGAGTGGGCGGATCCTCCTCCCCTCAGAGAGAAGGAACCCGGCGCCTCCTGTCAGGCCGCGACAGGGAGCGCCGCCGGCCTTCGCCGGATCACCAGCGCCATCAGCGCCGCCGCCGCGCACAGCGCGCCCGACGCGACCCAGACCACGTCGTACGAGCCGAACACGTCCCGCGCCACACCGCCCGCGAACGCGACCACCGCCGCGCCGACCTGGTGGGACGCCAGGACCCAGCCGAAGACGATCGCCGAGTCGTCGCCGTAGTGCTCGCGGCACAGGGCGATCGTCGGCGGGACCGTGGCCACCCAGTCCAGGCCGTAGAAGACGATGAAGAAGACCATCGGCGGGTGGACGGACGGGCCGAGCAGCATCGGCAGGAAGAGCAGCGAGATCCCGCGCAGCGCGTAGTAGACGGCGAGCAGGCGGCGGGCGTCGAAGCGGTCGGTGAACCAGCCGGAGGCGACGGTTCCGATGACGTCGAAGACGCCGATGACCGCGAGGAGCGAGGCGGCCGCCGTGATGGGCATGCCGTGGTCGTGCGCGGCGGGCACGAAGTGGGTCTGGACGAGGCCGTTCGTCGAAGCGCCGCAGATCGCGAAGGTGCCGGCCAGCAGCCAGAAGGGGCCGGTGCGGGCGGCTGAGAGCAGCACCCCCACGGTCCGGCGGGCGGCTCCCGGCACCGGCGGCGGCTTGGGCACGAACTCCTTCGCGCCGTACGGGGCGAGGCCCACGTCCGCCGGGTGGTCGCGCAGCAGCAGCCACACGAAGGGGACCACGGCGAGCGCGGCGAGGGCGACGGTGACGGCCGCCGGGCGCCAGTGGTGCTCCTGGACGATCCACGACAGCACCGGGAGGAAGACCAGCTGGCCGGAGGCCGCGGCCGCCGTCAGGATTCCGGTGACCAGGCCCCGCCGCCCGGTGAACCAGCGGTTCGTCACCGTCGCCGCGAAGGCCAGCGCCATCGAGCCGGTGCCGAGCCCGACGAGCAGCCCCCAGCACAGCAGCAGTTGCCAGGCGGCCGTCATCCACACCGTCAGCCCGGAGCCGGCCGCGATGATCGTGAGCGCGACGGCGACGACCTTCCGGATGCCGTACTTGTCCATCAGCGCGGCGGCGAACGGCGCGGTGAGCCCGTAGAGCGCCAGGTTGATCGAGACCGCGAGCCCGATCGTGCCGCGCGACCAGCCGAACTCCTGGTGCAGCGGGTCGATCAGCAGCCCCGGCAGGGAGCGGAAGGCGGCCGCGCCGATGATCGTCACGAAGGCGACGGCGAGGACGAACCAGGCGCGGTGGATACGGCCGGGGGTACGGCGCAGGACACGGCGGGGGCTGCGGGGCGCTTCCTGGGCAGCGGCGGCGGGGAGGTCGCTTGTCTGGGTCACGCCCCCAGCATCCGGGCGGCGACGATCACCGGCGAGTGGCCGGAAGGACAGTATTCGATATGATCGGGCCATGGCCGCTGGCTCCCGCACACCGCA from Streptomyces sp. FIT100 includes these protein-coding regions:
- a CDS encoding MFS transporter, which translates into the protein MTQTSDLPAAAAQEAPRSPRRVLRRTPGRIHRAWFVLAVAFVTIIGAAAFRSLPGLLIDPLHQEFGWSRGTIGLAVSINLALYGLTAPFAAALMDKYGIRKVVAVALTIIAAGSGLTVWMTAAWQLLLCWGLLVGLGTGSMALAFAATVTNRWFTGRRGLVTGILTAAAASGQLVFLPVLSWIVQEHHWRPAAVTVALAALAVVPFVWLLLRDHPADVGLAPYGAKEFVPKPPPVPGAARRTVGVLLSAARTGPFWLLAGTFAICGASTNGLVQTHFVPAAHDHGMPITAAASLLAVIGVFDVIGTVASGWFTDRFDARRLLAVYYALRGISLLFLPMLLGPSVHPPMVFFIVFYGLDWVATVPPTIALCREHYGDDSAIVFGWVLASHQVGAAVVAFAGGVARDVFGSYDVVWVASGALCAAAALMALVIRRRPAALPVAA